The following is a genomic window from uncultured Draconibacterium sp..
TTGGAGGAGGAGCACGCGGAAACGATGTTGGTTTGGAGGAGATAAATGAATTCAGACATAATGCAGATAATGACCGCATGAGCTTATTGTTTCAGACTTATTATGCAACAATATATCGCTGCAACATGCTTACTACAAATATTGATTCAGAAAGTGGAAGTATGGTACAGCAAAGGTGTATTGCTGAAGCAAAGGTAATTCGTGCGTATACTTATCTTCGACTTGTTTCGTATTTTGGTGAAGTTCCGTTAATTGCGGAAGAATTATCCGGAGATTTTGCCAAGCCATCTGCCACATTAGCCGAAATTTATGCACAGATTGAGTTGGACTTAACAAGTGCAATCCAGTCGGGTGCATTGTTAGAAAAAGACAATGTTAATCAACAATTGGTTAATGTTAGTAAACAACTGGCACAAGCTCTTTTAGGAAAAGCCTATGTTTATGAAAGTACGTTCCTTGGAGTTGATAAATGGACTGAAGCCAGACAAACACTGGGAGCTGTTATTACTTCCGGGAAATATAAATTGTATGAAGGAGAGTATTTAGACCAGTTTCACATTGACGGTAGATTCTCGTGCGAAAGTATGTTTGAAACAAACCGAATAGCAGATGCTCAAAATCTGGAAAGAAACTATGCGCTTGCACGATTAGGTTGGCGTACAGAGCGTTTTAAAAGCGATCAACTAATTGCAGCTAAGGATGCTGGATTAACGGATGCAGCCGATGAGGCCTGGGGATTTATGAATCCTAGTTACGAGTTATATACGGCTTTTCTTGATATGGAAGGCGCCGGTGGCTATCGTTTTAACCAGGTAATGACCACATATAAGCAACTGAATGATATTCCTTTGCAAATTGCTGATGGAAATAGTATTTATGGCAATGCCGGATACTTCCAGAAGAAGTTTATGACCCAGAACAAAGAAAAAGTATCAATCTTTGTTTATGCAACCGATCAGATGTTGTTCCGATATGCTGAAGTTCTTTTACTGGCTGCAGAAGCAGAATTGCCACTGCATGGCGGAAGCCAGACTAAGGTCGATGAATATGTAAATAAGATTAAATCGAGAGCAGGGATCTCTGAACTTCCAGGAAATTATACACTCGAAGATTTACAAAAGGAAAAACGGCTTGAAATGTGCTTTGAGTACACTCGTTTCCCGGATTTGGTACGTTGGGGGATTGCGAAGGACGTATTGGCTGATAAAGGAAAGAAAACACCTTCGTTATACGGACTTTATGATGGCAGCGATAATTCGAATGAGAAGTTTACAGAATTTGATGGTTACAATGTAAAATGGCATGAAACCGGAGGTTCTGGTTATCAGGATAAACATAAATTTCTGCCCATTCCTCAAGAAGAGCTTAACGTGAATAAACTCATAACTCAGCACGAGGGATGGTAAAAACAGGTAAGACTAAAGGCGTTTACTAATGCTGAATATCTTGAGAATATGATGAAATTAGAAAGCGTAAATTTTAAACCTAAAGTTAGAATAACCGATTCAAAATTATTTATTCAAGATTAATAATATGGAGTGCGATAATTTCTATTATCGCACTCTTTTTCAAATTCTTGTGGAAGATAAGAGTTGCGGTAATTTGATTTTGAAATAAATAGCAAAAAAATAAACCACAATCATGATAAAAAGAATATTTGTTTTATACCTGATCTTACTTTGTACGAATGTTGGCATTGCTCAACGGATCGATTTTTCGATTAATTCGGTGTGGAGATTTCACAAGGGAGATGTTGAAGGTGCTGTTGCAGATATAGATGCCGAAAAATGGGAAATTGTTAATATCCCGCATACCTGGAATGCGAGTGATGCATTTGATGAAGAACCCGGCTATTACAGGGGAGTTGGTTGGTATACCAAAGCTTTGAAGGTGCCCATGGAGTGGAAAGGCAAAAAGGTTGTAATTTATTTTGAAGGAGCAAACCAAACAACCGATGTTTTTGTAAACGGAACAGCAGTAGGAAATCATATTGGCGGATACACCGCGTTCTCGTTTGATTTGTCGGAACATCTAGAATACGGAGAGATAAATACGATTGCAGTAAAAGTTGATAATTCAATGGATTCGGATGTTCCTCCGTTAAGTGCAGACTTTACCTTTTATGGCGGTATCTATCGCAATGTGAGAATTATTGTTGCCGAGTCAGTTCATTTCGATTTAACTAATAATGCTTCGGATGGAATATTTATTGAAACACCGGAGGTTAACGAGCAAAACGCAAAGGTTAACATACGGGGAAGTGTAGAAAATAGCACATCTGATACCAGGAGAGTTATTATTGAAACTTTAATTGTTGATAAAAATAACAGGTTTATAATCAGTAAGTCAGTAACAAAAACGCTTGCCTCGGATAGTAAAACCGATTTCCAGATAGAAGATCTTTCCGTTAGCAATCCGAAACTTTGGAGTCCGGATAATCCATATTTATATCAGGTCAGCACAATAATAAAAGAGGATAGGGAAGATGGTGCTGTTTTGGATAAGTTGGTTCTTCCATTGGGACTTCGGTGGATTGATTTTGATGCTGAGGGAAAATTCCTGCTAAATGGAAAACCACTAAAACTCATCGGAGCAAATCGTCATCAGGACTTTCAAGGGAAAGGTAATGCTCTTTCTGATGATTACCACTACAACGATTATAAACATATAAAAGAGTTGGGATTCAATTTTGTACGATTGGCACATTATCCGCAAGCACCTGAGGTATATCGTACCTGCGATGAGCTTGGTATATTGGTTTGGTCTGAGATTCCGATTGTGAATGCAATTACAGAATCGGAGCCATTTGAACAAAACTGTTTGAATATGCAAAAAGAGCATATCCGCCAAACCTACAATCATCCGAGTGTTGTTTTATACGGGTACATGAATGAACAATTTCTGTTACTTGACTATTTAAGAATATCGAAATCAGAAAAAGAACAAAAAGCAAAAAAATTGTGGCATTAGCCCAAAAGCTGAACGATTTGACAAAAGAAGAAGCTCCAACGCGGTATTCTGTTATGGCGTTTCACGGAAATCAATCGTACAATGAGTGGGGACTTGCCGAAGTGCCTGATGTAGTTGGTTGGAACTTGTACTATGGATGGTATTACGATGAATTGGATGATTTATCAAAGTTCTTAGCCGAGGAAAACAGAAAATATCCCGGACGCCCAACAATTGTTTCTGAGTATGGACCCGGCGCAGATGTTCGTTTACATGCTAAAGATCCTGTTGCATGGGATTTTTCTGAAGATTATCAGTATAAACTTCATGCTTCTTATCTAAAACAAATGATGAATTTGCCTTATTTGGCTGGATTTGCAGCATGGAATTTTGCCGATTTTGGATCGGAAAGGCGAAATGATGCAATACCACATGTCAATCAAAAAGGGCTCACGAATTTCGACCGAACAGAAAAGGATGTTTGTTCGTTATATCGAGCCTGGTTTACTGATGATCCCGTTTTGTATATCGCATCGCGAAATTACACTAAGCGGGCAGGAATAGAAAATATCAAAGAAACGGGGGTTTGTTTAGATTCGGTAAAAATATTTTCAAATGAACAGAGTGTGGAGCTTTTTTTGAACGGCAAATCACTAGGAGAGAAACAAGTTCTGGATTATGAAGTAATTTTTGAGGTTCCTTTTCGTGATGGAAAGAACTACTTGTCAGCTGTTAGCAATAACAAACATTCCGATCAAATTACAATAGACTATACAGTTATACCTGCTAACATAAAAAAGGATGGTATAAAAGATCTTGCAATCAATGTTGGGGCAAAAGTATCTTTTTATGATCCTGAGACAAAAGTGTTGTGGATCCCAGACAGAGAGTATACTCCTGATTCATGGGGCTATGTTGGAGGAGCACCATATGTAACAAAAGGACAACCAGCTAAGACCGGTATTTCAGATAACATCCTTGGATCGGATTGTGATCCGTTGTATCAAACTTTTGTAGAAGGAATTAACAGCTATAGGTTTGATGTTCCAAATGGAAAGTATAAACTAACTCTTTGTTTTCAGGAATATATATCCAGAGAAAAAAAGGATGATCTGATTTATAATTTTTCGACAAACAATACCGAAGAGGAGAC
Proteins encoded in this region:
- a CDS encoding RagB/SusD family nutrient uptake outer membrane protein, with amino-acid sequence MKTNLIKILTVVLLIVSFYSCEDTLDIEQHGARNVGEFYKTDEEALEGLAAVYYHISSEWQLWDFFIANGLSDDTYIGGGARGNDVGLEEINEFRHNADNDRMSLLFQTYYATIYRCNMLTTNIDSESGSMVQQRCIAEAKVIRAYTYLRLVSYFGEVPLIAEELSGDFAKPSATLAEIYAQIELDLTSAIQSGALLEKDNVNQQLVNVSKQLAQALLGKAYVYESTFLGVDKWTEARQTLGAVITSGKYKLYEGEYLDQFHIDGRFSCESMFETNRIADAQNLERNYALARLGWRTERFKSDQLIAAKDAGLTDAADEAWGFMNPSYELYTAFLDMEGAGGYRFNQVMTTYKQLNDIPLQIADGNSIYGNAGYFQKKFMTQNKEKVSIFVYATDQMLFRYAEVLLLAAEAELPLHGGSQTKVDEYVNKIKSRAGISELPGNYTLEDLQKEKRLEMCFEYTRFPDLVRWGIAKDVLADKGKKTPSLYGLYDGSDNSNEKFTEFDGYNVKWHETGGSGYQDKHKFLPIPQEELNVNKLITQHEGW
- a CDS encoding glycoside hydrolase family 2 TIM barrel-domain containing protein codes for the protein MIKRIFVLYLILLCTNVGIAQRIDFSINSVWRFHKGDVEGAVADIDAEKWEIVNIPHTWNASDAFDEEPGYYRGVGWYTKALKVPMEWKGKKVVIYFEGANQTTDVFVNGTAVGNHIGGYTAFSFDLSEHLEYGEINTIAVKVDNSMDSDVPPLSADFTFYGGIYRNVRIIVAESVHFDLTNNASDGIFIETPEVNEQNAKVNIRGSVENSTSDTRRVIIETLIVDKNNRFIISKSVTKTLASDSKTDFQIEDLSVSNPKLWSPDNPYLYQVSTIIKEDREDGAVLDKLVLPLGLRWIDFDAEGKFLLNGKPLKLIGANRHQDFQGKGNALSDDYHYNDYKHIKELGFNFVRLAHYPQAPEVYRTCDELGILVWSEIPIVNAITESEPFEQNCLNMQKEHIRQTYNHPSVVLYGYMNEQFLLLDYLRISKSEKEQKAKKLWH
- a CDS encoding malectin domain-containing carbohydrate-binding protein is translated as MALAQKLNDLTKEEAPTRYSVMAFHGNQSYNEWGLAEVPDVVGWNLYYGWYYDELDDLSKFLAEENRKYPGRPTIVSEYGPGADVRLHAKDPVAWDFSEDYQYKLHASYLKQMMNLPYLAGFAAWNFADFGSERRNDAIPHVNQKGLTNFDRTEKDVCSLYRAWFTDDPVLYIASRNYTKRAGIENIKETGVCLDSVKIFSNEQSVELFLNGKSLGEKQVLDYEVIFEVPFRDGKNYLSAVSNNKHSDQITIDYTVIPANIKKDGIKDLAINVGAKVSFYDPETKVLWIPDREYTPDSWGYVGGAPYVTKGQPAKTGISDNILGSDCDPLYQTFVEGINSYRFDVPNGKYKLTLCFQEYISREKKDDLIYNFSTNNTEEETNEPREFDILINGKEVVRNLNLEQNYGSKRAVSFFFEVEVEDEGGLTVDFSPISGKALLSGIRLSYCK